The following proteins come from a genomic window of Polyangiaceae bacterium:
- a CDS encoding PQQ-binding-like beta-propeller repeat protein codes for MMNPQMGAAPQGIPTFACPSCGYGVPNTMPAGIQFPCPGCQQVVTSPGGGWNAGQAAQYQAWALEHGNTAAALADAQAPQAEGRQNFSSTSNQITIVDPDGRRLIIGYHVDQSRQWAVRAQDARTGALAWESERTLHLSSCPDRGHMGVRAGLLLVAIGAQLLAFDSRSGRRVWTTNLGANPETRGDVDLPDEMDIRAVASVLVVRTTEENIVGVDAASGRVLWQHASDARLRHVGDLAVFLGYSDGIEVLEPTTGRVIASLRGDFDEATTWGQLIALEMEHDDQDGFALVDPTTGQVQRFVPAGGIDFGWGGDCAGTVGRYLVAQATDKGVGYLHVIDPEAPLPKPGFFASLLGSKKPSHVGRKLPGPNVVVRKLRTTNDAICAEVAVLDGPTHVWIIDPTSLSVRHDSGPLAFGETSPHLAARGPFAAYVVPTDQDKHAFELRVVLTQTGQPTFTRAIGRYNALYFDDQGVVVHYDTNILVLNPSDGAVLASYPV; via the coding sequence GTGATGAACCCTCAGATGGGGGCGGCGCCCCAAGGCATTCCGACGTTCGCTTGTCCCAGCTGCGGCTATGGCGTTCCGAACACCATGCCGGCGGGCATTCAGTTCCCTTGCCCCGGGTGCCAACAGGTGGTCACCTCGCCCGGGGGAGGCTGGAACGCGGGACAAGCCGCGCAGTATCAAGCCTGGGCCCTGGAGCACGGCAACACCGCCGCCGCCCTGGCGGATGCACAAGCGCCACAAGCGGAAGGCCGGCAAAACTTCTCGTCCACGTCGAACCAGATCACCATCGTCGACCCCGACGGTCGCCGGCTGATCATCGGCTACCACGTGGACCAGAGCCGGCAGTGGGCAGTGCGGGCTCAAGACGCCCGCACCGGGGCCTTGGCCTGGGAGAGCGAGCGGACGCTGCACCTCTCCTCCTGCCCGGATCGAGGGCACATGGGCGTGCGGGCCGGCCTCTTGCTGGTGGCGATCGGAGCTCAGCTCTTGGCCTTCGATTCCCGCAGCGGTCGCCGCGTTTGGACGACGAACCTGGGCGCGAATCCCGAGACTCGCGGCGACGTGGACCTGCCCGACGAGATGGACATCCGCGCCGTCGCCAGCGTGCTGGTGGTGCGCACCACGGAAGAGAACATCGTGGGCGTTGACGCCGCGTCGGGGCGCGTGCTGTGGCAACACGCGAGCGACGCCCGGCTGCGGCACGTCGGCGATCTCGCGGTGTTCCTCGGCTACAGCGACGGCATCGAGGTGCTCGAGCCGACGACGGGTCGCGTGATCGCGAGCCTTCGAGGCGACTTCGACGAGGCCACCACCTGGGGCCAGCTCATCGCACTGGAAATGGAGCACGACGACCAGGACGGGTTCGCCCTGGTGGACCCGACGACGGGTCAGGTCCAGCGCTTCGTCCCGGCGGGAGGCATCGACTTCGGCTGGGGCGGAGACTGCGCGGGCACCGTGGGCCGCTACCTGGTGGCCCAAGCGACGGACAAGGGCGTCGGCTATCTGCACGTGATCGATCCCGAGGCACCGCTGCCCAAGCCCGGCTTCTTCGCCAGCCTGCTGGGCAGCAAGAAGCCGTCCCACGTCGGGCGCAAGCTGCCCGGCCCGAACGTGGTGGTCCGCAAGCTCCGCACCACCAACGACGCCATCTGCGCGGAGGTGGCGGTGCTCGATGGGCCCACCCACGTGTGGATCATCGATCCGACGTCGCTTTCGGTACGACACGACAGCGGGCCGCTGGCCTTCGGCGAAACGTCTCCTCACCTCGCGGCGCGCGGGCCGTTCGCGGCCTACGTGGTGCCAACGGACCAGGACAAGCACGCCTTCGAGCTCCGCGTCGTCCTGACCCAAACGGGACAGCCCACCTTCACGCGGGCCATCGGTCGGTACAACGCCCTCTATTTCGACGACCAAGGCGTCGTGGTGCACTACGACACCAACATCTTGGTGCTGAATCCCAGCGATGGCGCCGTGCTCGCCAGCTACCCAGTCTGA
- the mtnA gene encoding S-methyl-5-thioribose-1-phosphate isomerase, which yields MAGVPHPEPLSKTSYSAAELLPDDSAAVLLEQRKLPETEEYLRVEDAEQMARAIRDMVVRGAPAIGIAAAYGMVLAARRASDFRRDMAAAAETLEAARPTAVNLAWAVRRMLARADAIAERDAVERVAELAALARSIHADDVEANRRMGAIGAERVPDGATVLTHCNAGALATGGYGTALGVIRAAVDAGKRVRVLADETRPYLQGARLTAWELARDGIDVRVITDNSAASFFARGAVDLAVVGSDRIAANGDVANKIGTYGVACLARIHERPFYVAAPWSTVDMDCASGEAIVIEQRPSREVTHVGEQRMVPEGVSVENPSFDVTPARLVVAIFTERGAVDPVGPQALSRLASAG from the coding sequence ATGGCAGGCGTCCCCCATCCCGAGCCCTTGTCGAAGACCAGCTACTCCGCGGCGGAGCTGCTGCCGGACGACTCCGCGGCCGTGCTTCTCGAACAGCGCAAGCTTCCGGAGACGGAGGAGTATTTGCGGGTGGAAGACGCGGAGCAGATGGCGCGGGCGATCCGCGACATGGTGGTGCGCGGGGCGCCGGCCATCGGTATCGCGGCGGCCTACGGCATGGTGCTCGCGGCGCGGCGCGCTTCGGATTTTCGGCGGGACATGGCGGCTGCCGCCGAGACGCTGGAAGCGGCGCGTCCCACCGCGGTGAACCTGGCGTGGGCCGTGCGCCGCATGCTCGCGCGGGCCGACGCCATCGCAGAGCGCGACGCCGTCGAACGTGTCGCGGAGCTCGCGGCGCTGGCTCGCAGCATCCACGCCGACGACGTCGAGGCCAATCGCCGTATGGGCGCCATCGGAGCGGAGCGCGTCCCGGACGGCGCGACGGTGCTCACGCACTGCAACGCGGGGGCGTTGGCGACGGGCGGCTACGGCACCGCGCTCGGCGTGATCCGCGCCGCGGTGGACGCCGGCAAGCGCGTGCGCGTGCTGGCCGACGAAACACGCCCGTACCTGCAGGGAGCTCGCCTTACGGCTTGGGAGCTGGCGCGAGACGGCATCGACGTGCGCGTCATCACGGACAACAGCGCCGCTTCGTTCTTCGCGCGCGGCGCTGTGGATCTCGCGGTGGTGGGCTCGGACCGCATCGCCGCCAACGGGGACGTCGCCAACAAGATCGGTACCTACGGCGTGGCGTGCTTGGCACGCATCCACGAGCGCCCGTTCTACGTTGCTGCGCCCTGGAGCACGGTGGACATGGACTGCGCCTCGGGGGAAGCGATCGTGATCGAGCAACGCCCGTCGCGGGAGGTCACTCACGTGGGCGAGCAGCGCATGGTTCCGGAAGGCGTGAGCGTCGAGAACCCTTCCTTCGACGTCACGCCGGCTCGGCTCGTCGTGGCCATCTTCACCGAGCGAGGGGCGGTCGATCCCGTGGGTCCGCAAGCCCTGTCGCGGCTGGCTTCGGCAGGCTGA
- the lipA gene encoding lipoyl synthase, whose product MTSDAKRGRDKKPPWLKVRAPGGERYTELKRTLRGLDLYTVCEEARCPNVGECWSQGTATVMVLGDTCTRGCRFCAVTTGNPRGAVDPREPEHVARALTGLGLRYVVLTMVDRDDLLDGGAAHVAETVTRLKRYQPDLLVETLVGDFGGRQRDIATIVAAAPDVFAHNIEVTRRLTPRIRDQRCSYDRSLEVLRSAKAQAPDRFVKSSIMVGIGETNDEILETLRDLRSAGVDVVTLGQYLRPTDKHAPVDRWVDPAEFAEWERLGPELGFAFVASGPLVRSSYHAAEGFIAARVRRGGSDDAGRNGVAAAESAEFPASSGVVPVASLVRRS is encoded by the coding sequence CTGACCAGCGACGCGAAGCGGGGGCGGGACAAGAAGCCCCCGTGGCTCAAGGTTCGCGCCCCGGGGGGCGAGCGCTACACCGAGCTCAAGCGCACCCTCCGTGGTCTCGACCTCTACACCGTGTGCGAAGAAGCGCGCTGCCCCAACGTGGGGGAGTGTTGGTCTCAGGGTACCGCGACGGTCATGGTCTTGGGAGACACTTGCACGCGGGGCTGTCGCTTCTGTGCCGTGACCACCGGCAACCCTCGTGGCGCCGTGGATCCGCGGGAACCCGAGCACGTGGCGCGCGCCCTCACCGGACTTGGACTGCGCTACGTCGTGCTCACCATGGTGGACCGCGACGACTTGCTCGACGGTGGAGCGGCGCACGTCGCGGAGACCGTCACCCGCCTGAAGCGCTATCAGCCGGACCTGCTGGTGGAGACGTTGGTTGGAGACTTCGGTGGCCGACAAAGGGACATCGCTACCATCGTCGCGGCGGCGCCGGACGTCTTCGCCCACAACATCGAGGTTACCCGTCGCCTCACGCCTCGCATCCGAGATCAGCGCTGTAGCTACGATCGCTCCTTGGAGGTGCTGCGGAGCGCGAAGGCGCAGGCCCCGGATCGCTTCGTGAAGAGCAGCATCATGGTGGGCATCGGAGAGACCAACGACGAGATCCTCGAGACGCTGCGGGATCTGCGTTCCGCCGGTGTGGACGTGGTGACGCTAGGTCAGTATTTGCGGCCGACGGACAAGCACGCTCCCGTGGACCGCTGGGTAGACCCGGCGGAGTTCGCCGAGTGGGAGCGGTTGGGCCCGGAGCTGGGCTTTGCCTTCGTGGCCTCCGGGCCGCTGGTGCGATCGAGCTACCACGCCGCCGAGGGCTTCATCGCGGCGCGGGTGCGCCGGGGCGGTTCGGATGACGCAGGGCGCAACGGCGTGGCGGCTGCAGAAAGCGCAGAGTTTCCGGCCTCTTCGGGGGTGGTCCCCGTCGCTTCCTTGGTGCGCCGGTCGTAG
- a CDS encoding TerB family tellurite resistance protein, which produces MTDVDQSLLDRVASKLSMPPSYAEAGTKASILTVAAASYGSRPTTEDVTQPTGFDPDAAALFEAVVEAAYVVAVADGHFDDAERAAFEHVVLAACEGIVAEGQVSALLADLADQVDEDGIDKRIAMVAKTVTKPEHAQEVLRVAALLAHVSGGVSDVEREVLDKLTHEFGLDTDSLERALEEAVTALSE; this is translated from the coding sequence ATGACGGATGTCGACCAAAGCTTGCTCGATCGGGTAGCGAGCAAGCTATCCATGCCGCCCTCGTACGCCGAGGCCGGTACCAAGGCTTCGATTCTCACGGTTGCCGCTGCTTCGTACGGCTCGCGACCGACGACCGAGGACGTGACGCAGCCTACGGGCTTCGATCCCGATGCCGCGGCGCTGTTCGAAGCCGTAGTGGAAGCGGCCTACGTCGTTGCGGTGGCGGACGGTCACTTCGACGACGCGGAGCGCGCAGCCTTCGAGCACGTGGTGCTCGCGGCCTGTGAGGGGATTGTTGCGGAGGGGCAGGTGAGCGCCCTCCTCGCCGACTTGGCAGACCAAGTCGACGAAGACGGCATCGACAAGCGCATTGCGATGGTGGCCAAGACCGTCACCAAGCCCGAGCATGCGCAGGAAGTGCTCCGCGTGGCGGCACTCCTAGCCCACGTGTCGGGCGGCGTGAGCGACGTGGAACGAGAAGTGCTCGACAAGCTCACGCATGAGTTCGGTCTCGATACCGACTCGCTCGAGCGAGCGCTGGAAGAAGCGGTCACCGCACTGTCCGAGTGA
- the pdhA gene encoding pyruvate dehydrogenase (acetyl-transferring) E1 component subunit alpha, with translation MTTAAQTFTETPTLGGDVVRVLRDDGTLAPEHDPRLGLDDVVAIYQHMLLTRVVDERLVTLQRQGRIGFHIGSLGEEAAIIGSAYAMRKQDWIFPCYREFGAALLRGMQFQRYVDNMFGNANDPVKGRQMPDHYTCRAAHWGSVSSPIGTQITQATGFAWAAKIQKDDLVCLVYFGDGSTSSNEFHNGMNFAGVFKTPVVFFCRNNGWAISVPVERQTASETFAEKGVAYGVPGVRVDGNDVFAVISATRKAVERAAQGGGPTLIEALTYRMGGHSTSDDPTRYRDKKVLEPWATRDPLERLRQYLETQRRWSQEQEESLRQQIDARVKEAVSAAESTAAPTLETMFEDVYATLPWHLKEQRDELVSGPRAPSHH, from the coding sequence ATGACCACGGCAGCCCAAACTTTCACCGAGACACCGACTCTGGGGGGAGACGTCGTCCGCGTGCTCAGGGACGACGGCACCCTCGCGCCGGAGCACGACCCCCGGCTCGGCCTCGACGACGTCGTGGCCATCTACCAGCACATGTTGCTCACGCGCGTCGTGGACGAACGTCTCGTCACTCTTCAGCGGCAGGGGCGCATCGGATTCCACATCGGCTCTTTGGGAGAAGAGGCCGCCATCATCGGCAGCGCCTACGCGATGCGGAAGCAAGACTGGATCTTTCCCTGCTACCGCGAGTTCGGCGCTGCCCTGCTGCGGGGCATGCAGTTCCAGCGTTACGTCGACAACATGTTCGGCAACGCCAACGATCCCGTGAAGGGGCGGCAGATGCCGGATCACTACACCTGCCGTGCGGCCCACTGGGGTTCGGTCAGCTCGCCCATCGGCACGCAGATCACTCAGGCCACGGGCTTTGCCTGGGCCGCCAAGATCCAGAAGGACGACTTGGTGTGCTTGGTGTACTTCGGGGATGGTTCCACCAGCTCCAACGAGTTCCACAACGGAATGAACTTCGCCGGGGTGTTCAAGACGCCGGTGGTGTTCTTCTGCCGGAACAACGGCTGGGCCATCAGCGTGCCAGTGGAGCGGCAGACGGCCAGCGAGACCTTCGCCGAGAAGGGTGTCGCCTACGGCGTCCCGGGCGTGCGGGTGGACGGCAACGACGTGTTCGCCGTGATCTCAGCGACTCGGAAGGCGGTGGAACGCGCGGCGCAGGGCGGCGGGCCGACGTTGATCGAGGCGCTGACCTACCGCATGGGCGGCCACTCCACGAGTGACGACCCAACTCGCTACCGGGACAAGAAGGTGCTCGAGCCGTGGGCCACCCGGGATCCGCTGGAGCGGCTGCGGCAGTACCTGGAAACGCAGCGCCGCTGGAGCCAGGAGCAGGAGGAGTCCCTCCGCCAACAGATCGACGCCCGCGTGAAGGAAGCGGTATCCGCCGCTGAGAGCACGGCGGCACCCACCCTCGAGACGATGTTCGAGGACGTGTACGCGACGCTGCCCTGGCACTTGAAAGAGCAGCGCGACGAGCTCGTGTCCGGTCCCCGAGCGCCGTCTCACCACTGA
- a CDS encoding alpha-ketoacid dehydrogenase subunit beta, with the protein MTQMNMVSAINDALRVAMKKNDKIVVMGEDVGRVGGVFRVTAGLFDEFGDDRVIDTPLSEGGIIGTAVGMALYGMVPIPEIQFSDFIWPAYDQIVSELAKYRYRSGGEYPAKMVIRTPVGGGIRGGHYHSQHPEAHFIHVAGLKVVCPSNPYDAKGLLLSSIEDPDPVLFFEPKRIYRAAKGDVPEGEYRVPLESAAVVREGDRVTIIAYGAMLYEALDAAEKASAEGVECDVIDLRTLWPLDITTVLESVKKTGRLVIVHEAPKTCGFGSEIVSLVAEKAFYHLEAPPRRVSGFDTPFPYTLEMEYLPLSHRILPAVLETARA; encoded by the coding sequence ATGACGCAGATGAACATGGTTTCGGCCATCAACGACGCGCTTCGCGTCGCGATGAAGAAGAACGACAAGATCGTCGTGATGGGGGAAGACGTGGGCCGCGTGGGCGGCGTGTTCCGAGTGACCGCCGGGTTGTTCGACGAGTTCGGCGACGACCGCGTGATCGACACGCCGCTGAGTGAAGGCGGGATCATCGGAACCGCCGTGGGCATGGCGCTCTACGGCATGGTTCCGATCCCGGAGATCCAGTTCTCCGATTTCATCTGGCCCGCCTACGACCAGATCGTGAGTGAGCTCGCCAAGTACCGCTACCGCTCCGGCGGGGAGTACCCGGCCAAGATGGTGATCCGTACGCCCGTGGGCGGCGGCATTCGCGGCGGCCACTATCACTCGCAGCACCCCGAAGCGCACTTCATTCACGTCGCCGGTCTCAAGGTGGTGTGCCCCTCCAATCCGTACGACGCCAAGGGCTTGTTGCTCTCGTCCATCGAGGATCCGGACCCGGTGCTCTTCTTCGAGCCCAAGCGCATCTACCGTGCGGCCAAGGGGGACGTCCCCGAGGGCGAGTACCGCGTGCCTCTGGAGAGCGCCGCGGTGGTGCGCGAGGGGGACCGCGTGACCATCATCGCCTACGGCGCGATGCTCTACGAAGCCCTGGACGCGGCGGAGAAGGCTTCGGCAGAGGGCGTGGAGTGCGACGTGATCGATCTGCGGACGTTGTGGCCGCTGGACATCACGACCGTGCTCGAGAGCGTCAAGAAGACCGGGAGGCTGGTCATCGTGCACGAAGCGCCCAAGACTTGCGGCTTCGGCAGCGAGATCGTGAGCCTGGTGGCAGAGAAGGCCTTCTATCACCTGGAGGCGCCGCCGCGGCGCGTGTCGGGCTTCGATACGCCGTTCCCCTACACGCTGGAAATGGAATACCTGCCGCTGTCCCATCGCATCTTGCCCGCGGTGCTGGAGACGGCGCGAGCCTGA
- a CDS encoding 2-oxo acid dehydrogenase subunit E2 has product MANFEFKLPDIGEGVTEGEIVSWLVQEGDDVKEDQDMVEVMTDKATVTIGAPKAGRIVALKGKEGDVVPVGNVLVVLDVGGGAGASADAPAKQADAPTAAKPAASAPDQQQKKKDEGPAASAVGDIRESLPGMNIERKAPAAAAPASSSNGGYFNDKPLAAPATRRLARELGVDLRRIPPSGPADRVTREDVERFSSGGAAEPAPAPTPERAPSPEERPAPAARPAESAEDERKPIRGIRKRIYENMARSKHTAAHFTYVDECDVTELKALRERTKPYAEEEGIKLSYLPFIVKAVVAALKKHPALNCLVDDPAQEMVLKHDFHIGIAAATEQGLTVPVVRNADRLSILELAREIDRLGNDARDGKLRMEDLGGSSFTITSLGKQGGLFATPIVNYPEVAILGVHEMKRKPVVRGDQIVIGDVMLLSLSFDHRIIDGHVGAAFAQDIIALLAEPDRLLVSMG; this is encoded by the coding sequence ATGGCGAATTTCGAGTTCAAGCTCCCGGACATCGGGGAGGGCGTGACCGAAGGCGAGATCGTGAGCTGGCTCGTCCAGGAGGGGGACGACGTCAAGGAAGACCAGGACATGGTCGAGGTGATGACGGACAAGGCGACCGTCACCATCGGAGCGCCCAAGGCCGGACGTATCGTCGCGCTCAAGGGCAAGGAAGGCGACGTGGTACCGGTGGGCAACGTGCTCGTGGTGCTCGACGTCGGTGGCGGCGCCGGGGCGAGCGCGGACGCGCCGGCAAAGCAAGCGGACGCGCCGACGGCGGCGAAGCCCGCGGCCAGCGCGCCGGACCAACAACAAAAGAAAAAGGACGAGGGTCCCGCGGCCAGCGCCGTTGGAGACATCCGGGAGTCGCTCCCCGGGATGAACATCGAGCGCAAGGCGCCGGCGGCGGCGGCTCCGGCATCCAGCAGCAATGGTGGCTACTTCAACGACAAGCCCCTTGCGGCTCCCGCCACGCGAAGACTGGCCCGAGAGCTCGGCGTGGATCTGCGCCGCATCCCGCCCAGCGGCCCCGCGGATCGGGTGACTCGAGAGGACGTGGAACGGTTCTCGAGCGGCGGAGCGGCGGAGCCTGCCCCTGCGCCAACCCCTGAGCGCGCACCTTCGCCAGAGGAGCGCCCTGCGCCCGCAGCGCGGCCGGCGGAGTCCGCCGAGGACGAGCGCAAGCCCATCCGTGGCATTCGCAAGCGCATCTACGAGAACATGGCGCGCTCCAAGCACACCGCGGCGCACTTCACTTACGTGGACGAGTGCGACGTGACGGAGCTGAAGGCGCTGCGCGAGCGCACCAAGCCGTACGCGGAGGAAGAGGGCATCAAGCTCAGCTACCTGCCGTTCATCGTGAAGGCGGTGGTGGCGGCCCTTAAGAAGCACCCCGCACTGAACTGCCTGGTGGACGATCCGGCACAGGAGATGGTGCTGAAGCACGATTTCCACATCGGCATCGCCGCGGCCACGGAACAAGGGCTCACCGTGCCCGTGGTTCGCAATGCGGATCGCCTCAGCATTCTGGAGCTGGCTCGGGAGATCGATCGTCTCGGCAACGACGCCCGGGACGGCAAGCTCCGGATGGAGGATCTGGGCGGCTCGTCGTTCACGATCACCTCGTTGGGCAAGCAGGGAGGCCTGTTCGCCACGCCCATCGTGAACTACCCGGAGGTCGCGATCTTGGGCGTTCACGAGATGAAGCGAAAGCCCGTGGTTCGCGGCGATCAGATCGTCATCGGGGACGTCATGCTCCTGAGCCTGAGCTTCGATCACCGGATCATCGATGGCCACGTGGGCGCCGCCTTCGCCCAGGACATCATCGCGCTGCTGGCAGAGCCGGATCGCCTACTGGTCAGCATGGGTTGA
- a CDS encoding protein kinase yields the protein MVAARLIDVKLEGRQHIDRYELVAEIASGGMATVFLARLSGVGGFQRFVAIKRLHPHLAAEREFVEMFLDEARLAAGIHHPNVVSILEVGASDRGYYLVMEYIEGDTLARLLARAATSGQRLPREIALRVVIDMLAGLHAAHELKDEMGQPTGLVHRDVSPQNVLVGLDGICRITDFGVARAASRLSATRVGQLKGKIAYMAPEQAMGKSDIDRRADVFAGGIVLWEVLAGRRLFKAENEAATLSRVLSEEIAEVTTVAADVPPEIAEVCMKALNRDREARFANCAQFADALERAATKVEKIASSRELAAYVSEVLGNEIAQQREAVRGWLARSEPSQIQLPTRESPASSVSATTMDRSGVTSVATPHSISTYGPVAEPPRKSRGVLIAVLALLGMGAVGAGAWFLGRTTAAPATAAPMVTATAPSVPTPSAVPSASVAPVESAPAPSASVVEEPKAEPTPVRHAPAVSRPPSSPPTKKGGDDLPSNPYR from the coding sequence GTGGTCGCGGCACGGCTCATCGACGTGAAGCTGGAGGGGCGCCAGCACATCGACCGCTACGAGTTGGTCGCGGAGATCGCGTCCGGCGGGATGGCGACGGTGTTCCTCGCTCGGCTGTCGGGCGTCGGAGGCTTTCAGCGTTTCGTCGCGATCAAGCGGTTGCATCCGCATCTGGCTGCGGAGCGAGAGTTCGTCGAGATGTTCTTGGACGAGGCGCGTCTCGCCGCGGGGATCCACCACCCGAACGTGGTCAGCATCCTCGAGGTGGGGGCCAGTGATCGCGGCTACTACCTCGTGATGGAGTACATCGAGGGGGACACGCTCGCGCGTCTGCTGGCGCGCGCGGCGACCAGCGGGCAGCGCCTGCCGCGGGAGATCGCCCTGCGCGTCGTGATCGACATGCTCGCCGGGCTCCATGCTGCGCACGAGCTCAAGGACGAAATGGGGCAGCCCACGGGCCTCGTGCATCGCGACGTGTCGCCGCAGAACGTGCTGGTGGGCTTGGACGGCATCTGCCGCATCACCGACTTCGGCGTGGCACGCGCGGCGTCGCGGCTGTCGGCCACGCGGGTCGGACAGCTCAAAGGCAAGATCGCGTACATGGCGCCCGAGCAGGCCATGGGCAAGAGCGACATCGACCGCCGCGCCGACGTATTCGCCGGCGGCATCGTGCTGTGGGAGGTGCTCGCCGGGCGTCGGCTGTTCAAGGCGGAGAACGAAGCGGCGACGCTTTCCCGTGTGCTGTCGGAAGAGATCGCGGAAGTGACGACCGTGGCGGCCGACGTCCCGCCGGAGATCGCGGAAGTCTGCATGAAGGCGTTGAATCGCGACCGCGAGGCGCGCTTCGCCAATTGTGCCCAGTTCGCCGACGCCCTCGAGCGTGCCGCGACCAAGGTCGAAAAGATCGCGTCGTCGCGGGAGCTCGCGGCGTACGTGTCGGAGGTGCTCGGCAACGAAATCGCGCAGCAGCGCGAAGCCGTACGCGGATGGCTGGCGCGCAGCGAGCCGAGTCAGATCCAGCTGCCGACCCGTGAGTCGCCGGCGTCGAGCGTGTCGGCAACCACAATGGACCGCTCCGGGGTCACCAGCGTCGCGACGCCCCACAGCATCAGCACCTACGGGCCAGTCGCCGAGCCGCCGCGCAAGTCGCGGGGCGTGTTGATCGCCGTGTTGGCCTTGCTCGGCATGGGCGCGGTCGGCGCCGGGGCGTGGTTCTTGGGTCGAACGACGGCGGCTCCGGCCACCGCGGCCCCCATGGTGACCGCTACCGCGCCGTCGGTGCCGACCCCTTCCGCGGTACCGAGTGCTTCGGTGGCGCCCGTCGAGAGCGCTCCGGCGCCCAGCGCATCCGTCGTAGAAGAGCCGAAGGCGGAGCCCACGCCGGTGCGCCACGCCCCAGCCGTGTCGCGGCCCCCGTCGTCTCCGCCCACCAAGAAGGGTGGAGACGATCTGCCCAGCAACCCCTACCGTTGA
- a CDS encoding ribose-phosphate pyrophosphokinase, translated as MAVKRILVFSGNANPELAEEIAKVLGTPLGEARVSRFSDGETFCEVRENVRGLDTYLVQPTSSPVNDNLMELLILCDALRRASAESITAVIPYYGYARQDRKVAPRTPITSKLVADLLVAAGVNRVLCVDLHAGQIQGFFNIPFDHLYALPVFLDDYLKLRFNEDAVFVSPDAGGVERARAYSKRLGASLAIIDKRREAANVSEVMHLIGDVEGRDCIIIDDIIDTAGTLCNAARAVMDYGARSVVACATHGVLSGPAVQRIEESPLTEVVVTNSIAPSEETKGCSKIRVLSIGRLLGEAIRRIHNSDSVSSLFV; from the coding sequence GTGGCCGTCAAGAGAATCCTAGTATTTTCCGGCAACGCGAATCCGGAGCTGGCGGAGGAAATCGCCAAGGTCCTGGGCACGCCTCTGGGCGAGGCGCGGGTCAGCCGCTTCAGTGACGGAGAGACGTTCTGCGAAGTTCGCGAGAACGTTCGCGGTCTCGACACCTATCTGGTGCAGCCGACCAGCTCTCCGGTGAACGACAACCTGATGGAGCTGCTCATCCTGTGCGATGCGCTGCGCCGCGCGTCAGCGGAATCCATCACCGCGGTGATCCCTTACTACGGTTACGCGCGCCAAGACCGCAAGGTGGCGCCCCGCACGCCCATCACCTCCAAGCTGGTGGCGGATCTGTTGGTGGCTGCCGGCGTGAACCGCGTGCTGTGCGTGGATCTCCACGCGGGCCAAATCCAAGGGTTCTTCAACATCCCGTTCGATCACTTGTACGCACTGCCGGTGTTCTTGGACGACTACCTGAAGCTGCGTTTCAACGAGGACGCCGTGTTCGTATCCCCGGACGCGGGAGGCGTGGAGCGCGCTCGCGCCTACTCCAAGCGGCTGGGAGCTTCCCTCGCCATCATCGACAAGCGACGTGAAGCGGCGAACGTGAGCGAGGTGATGCACTTGATCGGCGACGTCGAAGGACGCGATTGCATCATCATCGACGACATCATCGATACCGCCGGAACGTTGTGCAACGCGGCCCGCGCGGTGATGGACTACGGTGCGAGATCCGTCGTGGCGTGTGCCACCCACGGCGTTTTGAGCGGGCCGGCGGTGCAGCGCATCGAGGAGTCTCCGCTGACAGAGGTGGTGGTTACCAATTCCATCGCTCCGTCCGAGGAGACCAAGGGCTGCAGCAAGATTCGCGTGCTGTCCATCGGGCGCCTGCTCGGTGAGGCCATTCGGCGCATCCACAACAGCGACTCGGTCAGCTCGTTGTTCGTGTGA
- a CDS encoding 50S ribosomal protein L25: protein MEQIKIVASRRPDGGKGNARRLRATGHIPAVAYGKDLSATTLSVSPKDLMNVLGSEHGRNSVVELHVEGGDTLTALLADYQYHPVTRELLHADFLHIHMDKPVEVDVPLELTGKAKGVVTGGILRQVFRKLPIRCLPNQIPVKITHDVSELDLDDSVPVSALALSEGVSVRLPAEQTVAAVVTEKKRGEAEDEAAAEAAPGAAPAGEATKADAKPDAKA from the coding sequence ATGGAGCAGATCAAAATCGTCGCATCCCGCCGGCCCGATGGCGGCAAAGGCAACGCGCGCCGCTTGCGCGCGACGGGTCACATTCCTGCCGTCGCGTACGGCAAGGACCTGTCGGCAACGACGCTTTCCGTGTCCCCCAAGGACTTGATGAACGTTCTCGGGAGTGAGCACGGGCGGAACTCCGTCGTGGAGCTCCATGTGGAAGGTGGCGACACCCTCACCGCGCTGCTCGCCGACTACCAGTACCATCCGGTCACCCGCGAGCTCCTGCACGCGGACTTCCTCCACATTCACATGGACAAGCCCGTCGAGGTGGACGTTCCGCTGGAGCTCACGGGCAAGGCCAAGGGCGTGGTGACCGGTGGCATCCTGCGGCAGGTGTTCCGCAAGCTGCCCATCCGCTGCCTGCCGAACCAGATCCCGGTGAAGATCACCCACGACGTTTCGGAGCTGGACCTGGACGACAGCGTGCCCGTTTCTGCCCTCGCCCTGTCCGAGGGCGTGTCGGTACGGTTGCCGGCTGAGCAGACCGTGGCCGCGGTGGTCACGGAGAAGAAGCGCGGCGAGGCCGAGGACGAGGCCGCTGCCGAGGCCGCGCCGGGTGCCGCGCCCGCGGGCGAAGCCACGAAGGCCGACGCCAAGCCTGACGCCAAGGCGTGA